From Glycine max cultivar Williams 82 chromosome 11, Glycine_max_v4.0, whole genome shotgun sequence, the proteins below share one genomic window:
- the IQD39 gene encoding protein IQ-DOMAIN 14, with protein MVKKGWFSMFKKLFLWNTHSSQEKKEKRRRAWIFGRVKTKRLPSITAPPPPPSKETRLSEAEEEHSKHALTVAIASAAAAEAAITAAQVAVEVVRLQSAAHLQLKEKQEQLQLQPVKTSHDAPQNTHQRQRKIQESSAIKIQTAYRGYLARKALRALKGIVKLQAIIRGRAVRRQALSTLKCLESIVSIQSQVFARKSQMVEERWDCGEHEEMQGSRDKIIRMDSNSERTWDDSILLKEEVDASCVSKKEAVLKREKVKEYSFNHRRSAESERNKINGRWRYWMEQWVDTQLSKSKELEDLDSVFSSHYSRPGEECGRRQLKLRNFQRQNQIEALDSPSLSSRNQTSGAEDHSVPSSPAIPTYMAATKSTQAKARSTSSPRARIGGNFDINSDSYSPCKNKLPIVTSINGEVLSNGRIGKLSSNQQRSPSLKGLPRPLKLSQTLRGLSINSDCPVPI; from the exons ATGGTTAAGAAGGGTTGGTTTAGCATGTTTAAGAAGCTCTTTTTATGGAACACACATTCCTCACAAGAGAAG aaggagaaaagaagaagggcTTGGATATTTGGGAGGGTTAAGACCAAGAGATTGCCTTCAATTACagctccaccaccaccaccttcaAAAGAAACAAGACTAAGTGAGGCTGAGGAAGAACACAGCAAGCATGCTTTGACAGTGGCCATTGCTTCAGCTGCTGCTGCTGAAGCTGCTATTACTGCAGCTCAGGTTGCTGTTGAGGTTGTTAGGCTCCAATCTGCTGCTCATCTACAacttaaagaaaaacaagaacaacTTCAATTACAACCTGTTAAAACTAGCCATGATGCTCCTCAGAATACACACCAACGCCAGAGGAAGATTCAAGAATCTTCAGccatcaaaattcaaacagcATATAGAGGTTACCTA GCAAGGAAAGCTTTGAGAGCATTGAAGGGAATAGTGAAGCTTCAAGCTATCATTCGTGGAAGAGCTGTGAGACGCCAAGCTTTGAGTACTCTAAAGTGCTTAGAGTCAATAGTAAGTATCCAATCACAGGTCTTCGCAAGGAAATCCCAAATGGTTGAAGAAAGATGGGATTGTGGTGAACATGAAGAGATGCAAGGTTCAAGAGACAAGATAATAAGG aTGGACTCAAACAGTGAGAGAACGTGGGATGACAGCATTTTGTTGAAGGAAGAGGTAGATGCCTCTTGCGTAAGCAAGAAAGAAGCAGTTCTTAAGagagaaaaagtaaaagaatactCATTTAACCACAGA AGGTCAGCTGAatcagaaagaaataaaataaatggaagATGGAGGTACTGGATGGAGCAGTGGGTAGACACACAACTTTCTAAGAGTAAAGAACTTGAAGATTTAGACTCAGTTTTCAGCTCACATTATTCTAGACCTGGGGAGGAATGTGGAAGGAGACAACTAAAGCTTAGAAATTTTCAGAGACAAAACCAGATTGAAGCATTAGATTCTCCATCACTTTCTTCAAGGAACCAAACTTCAGGGGCAGAAGATCACTCAGTTCCAAGCTCTCCTGCAATTCCTACATACATGGCTGCAACAAAATCAACACAAGCAAAAGCAAGATCAACAAGCTCCCCAAGAGCAAGGATAGGAGGGAATTTTGACATCAACTCTGATAGCTATTCACCATGCAAGAATAAGTTACCTATTGTGACTTCTATTAATGGTGAAGTGCTTAGTAATGGTAGGATTGGCAAGCTCAGCAGTAATCAGCAAAGATCACCTAGCTTAAAGGGCCTTCCAAGACCTCTAAAATTAAGTCAAACATTGAGGGGTCTTAGCATTAATTCAGATTGCCCAGTGCCAATTTGA